Proteins from a genomic interval of Trifolium pratense cultivar HEN17-A07 linkage group LG6, ARS_RC_1.1, whole genome shotgun sequence:
- the LOC123891947 gene encoding uncharacterized protein LOC123891947: MKVRNDMNGINATFIALIPKTDSPQRLNDFRPISLVGCLYKILAKVLANRLRQVIGSVISESQTAFVKNRQILDGILIANEIVDEARKYKKDLMLFKVDFEKAYDSVDWGYLDDVMGRMSFPTLWRKWIRECVCTATASVLVNGSPTDEFSLRRGLRQGDPLSPFLFLLAAEGLNVLMEAMVARNLFTGYSIGGQESIRVSHLQFADDTLLLGVRSWANVRALRAVLVLFETMSGLKVNFNKSLLVGVNISDSWLREAASVLCCKVGKIPFLYLGLQIGGDPRRLMFWEPVLSRIKNRLSGWKSRFLSFGGRLESGGLGVRQLREFNLALLGKWCWRMLVDREGLWFRVLAARYGFEEGRLCEGGQRGSVWWREIARIREGEGELGGRWFREHVVKRVGDGSDTLFWTDPWLDEISLRERFGRLFALAETKSCSVAEMFALGWGTDGEAWVWRRRLRAWEEELLRECQLFLLDISLQDQTSDRWQWSPDPDTGYTVAGGYQILTHQASVALHDAENLIWHPQVPLKVSIFAWRLLRDRLPTRANLVSRGVLSSTADACVFGCGVTESAHHLFLSCSTVGSLWDLVRAWVGISPMDFTTLRDHFVQFTVSAGASRARRSFLQLLWLVCVWVIWTERNHRLFKGSTDTPHLLLDKIKLFSFRWLKSTSITLASNYHSWWSDPLLCLGLV, from the exons ATGAAAGTTCGAAATGATATGAATG GTATAAATGCTACGTTCATTGCTCTGATCCCCAAAACGGATAGCCCTCAACGGTTGAACGATTTTCGGCCTATTTCGCTTGTGGGAtgcctttataaaattttggcgaAGGTTTTAGCTAATAGGTTGCGGCAAGTGATTGGAAGTGTAATATCTGAGTCCCAGACTGCGTTTGTGAAGAATAGACAAATTCTTGATGGTATCCTAATTGCAAACGAGATAGTTGATGAGGCGCGTAAGTATAAAAAGGACCTTATGTTATTCAAGGTGGATTTTGAGAAAGCTTATGATTCGGTGGATTGGGGGTACCTTGACGACGTCATGGGGAGAATGTCGTTTCCAACGTTGTGGAGAAAGTGGATTAGGGAGTGTGTTTGTACGGCTACAGCTTCTGTGTTAGTTAATGGTAGTCCGACCGATGAATTTTCTCTTCGTCGAGGTCTTCGACAGGGTGATCCGCTctctcctttcctttttcttttggcGGCAGAGGGTCTCAATGTGCTTATGGAAGCAATGGTAGCGCGTAATTTGTTTACGGGATATAGTATTGGTGGACAGGAGTCGATTAGGGTGTCTCATCTTCAGTTCGCTGATGATACTCTCTTGTTGGGGGTTAGAAGTTGGGCAAATGTTAGGGCTCTTCGGGCTGTTTTAGTGCTGTTTGAGACTATGTCGGGGTTGAAAGTCAATTTTAATAAGAGCTTATTGGTTGGCGTTAATATTTCTGATTCTTGGTTAAGGGAAGCTGCGTCTGTCctgtgttgtaaagtgggaaagattCCTTTCCTTTACCTGGGTCTTCAGATTGGGGGGGATCCGCGGCGTTTGATGTTTTGGGAACCGGTGTTGTCTCGCATAAAGAATAGATTGTCTGGGTGGAAAAGTCGCTTCTTGTcgtttggtggtcgtctg GAGTctggaggtttgggggttagaCAGTTGCGCGAGTTCAACCTTGCGTTGTTGGgaaagtggtgttggaggatgttggTGGACAGAGAGGGCCTGTGGTTTAGAGTTTTGGCAGCTCGGTATGGGTTTGAGGAGGGTAGACTTTGTGAGGGTGGTCAGCGAGGTTcggtgtggtggagggagatagcGCGTATTAGAGAGGGTGAGGGTGAGTTAGGTGGTAGGTGGTTTAGGGAGCATGTTGTGAAGAGGGTGGGGGATGGCTCAGATACTCTTTTCTGGACCGATCCTTGGCTGGATGAGATCTCGTTGAGGGAGCGGTTTGGTCGCCTTTTTGCGTTGGCTGAGACCAAATCGTGCTCAGTCGCGgagatgtttgctttagggtGGGGGACAGATGGAgaggcgtgggtgtggcggaggaggttgagggcgtgggaggaggagttgtTGAGGGAGTGTCAACTTTTCcttcttgacatttctttgcaggatcagACTTCGGACAGGTGGCAGTGGAGCCCAGATCCTGACACAGGTTATACTGTTGCGGGAGGTTATCAGATCTTGACTCATCAGGCTTCAGTTGCTTTACATGATGCGGAAAACCTTATATGGCACCCTCAGGTCCCGTTGAAGGTTTCCATTTTTGCGTGGCGTTTATTGCGGGATAGGCTGCCCACGAGAGCCAACCTAGTCAGTCGTGGTGTTTTGTCTTCTACCGCTGATGCTTGTGTTTTTGGCTGTGGAGTGACTGAGTCGGcccatcatttatttttatcttgtagCACTGTTGGCTCTTTATGGGATTTGGTCCGTGCGTGGGTTGGCATTTCACCGATGGATTTTACTACTTTGCGCGATCATTTTGTCCAGTTCACAGTTTCCGCAGGTGCATCTCGAGCTCGACGGTCTTTTCTGCAGCTTCTTTGGCTAGTTTGTGTTTGGGtgatatggacagagagaaatcatcgtttGTTCAAGGGCTCAACAGACACACCTCATCTcttgttggataagatcaagctATTCtcctttaggtggttgaagtcgacgagcaTTACGTTAGCTTcgaactaccatagctggtggtctgatccattgttgtgtttgggtcTTGTATGA
- the LOC123891948 gene encoding septin and tuftelin-interacting protein 1 homolog 1-like: protein MSMYISMYTFNDDSDSEDHHYCSNTKRRKLGDFERHTKGCGMKLMEKMGYKGGGLGKNEQGMLNHIEVILRPKFSGLGSYESKETPILQTEKKCEPGGGFQPIVGRKRERALLNHKKKKEEDVYVTAADFLANKQEQVIQKIYDMRGPEVRVYTNLCDLNAEEKAKERDFPMPELQYYIGLIVRSAEVDFQEIDRDLRNERDIAFSLKSEKENLEDEVVFQNKQLDNYEKIKSVLDRVEEEKTLGTLTLDSLAQCLRDIHKRYADEDYKLVNLSCIVCSYALPLFIRVFQGWDPLRNPSHGLELVSQWKTLLQEDDCCDIWDINISSPYADLVSDAVLPAVRISCVNTWQARDPEPMLRFLESWEKLLPSSVFAFILDNIVMPKLSSAVDAWEPRRETIPIHTWVHPWLPLLGNKLKDIHQTIRSKLSIVLDSWHPSDGSVYAILSPWKTVFDADRWQQLMHHFIVPKLKAVLKDDKFQVNPASQNLDQFYWVINWASAIPIDLMVDMMEIFFEKWLKVLYHWLCSNPNFGEVTNWYLGWKELIPKELLANQSILYKLKCGLDMMNQAIEGMEVVQPVLKEKTAAASSQQQAAASLVDAVKVDGANEMSMKELIEAYAQDHGLLFKLKPGRMHNGHQIYRFGNISIIIDSRNQKVYAQNDKTWSLETLERLLELHKRR, encoded by the coding sequence ATGTCTATGTACATCTCAATGTACACTTTCAATGATGATTCTGATTCTGAAGATCATCATTACTGTTCTAATACAAAGCGAAGAAAACTTGGCGATTTCGAGAGGCATACGAAGGGATGCGGAATGAagttgatggagaagatgggtTATAAAGGAGGTGGTCTTGGCAAGAATGAGCAAGGTATGCTGAATCATATTGAGGTCATATTGAGGCCTAAGTTTTCTGGTCTTGGATCTTACGAATCGAAGGAAACTCCGATTTTGCAGACGGAGAAAAAGTGCGAACCGGGAGGAGGCTTTCAACCTATAGTTGGAAGGAAGAGAGAACGTGCATTGTTAAAccacaagaagaagaaagaagaggaTGTGTATGTAACTGCTGCGGATTTCTTGGCGAACAAGCAAGAACAAGTCATTCAGAAGATTTATGATATGAGGGGGCCAGAGGTAAGAGTGTATACAAATTTGTGTGATTTGAATGCTGAGGAGAAAGCAAAGGAAAGAGATTTCCCAATGCCTGAACTTCAGTATTACATAGGACTAATAGTTCGGTCGGCCGAGGTTGACTTCCAAGAGATTGATAGAGATTTGAGGAATGAGAGGGATATAGCATTTAGCTTGAAAAGTGAAAAAGAGAATTTGGAAGATGAGGTAGTATTTCAAAATAAGCAGCTGGATAATTATGAGAAGATAAAAAGTGTTCTGGACCGTGTCGAAGAAGAAAAGACCTTAGGAACATTAACATTGGATTCCCTTGCTCAATGTTTGAGGGACATTCACAAAAGATATGCTGATGAGGACTATAAGTTGGTTAACTTGTCATGTATTGTTTGCTCATATGCCTTGCCTTTGTTTATCAGAGTGTTCCAAGGATGGGATCCTCTTCGAAATCCATCTCATGGTTTGGAATTGGTTTCACAATGGAAGACATTGCTTCAAGAAGATGATTGTTGTGATATATGGGACATTAACATATCATCACCTTATGCTGATTTGGTTTCTGATGCTGTATTGCCGGCTGTTAGAATATCTTGTGTCAATACATGGCAAGCACGCGATCCTGAGCCGATGCTACGGTTTTTGGAGTCTTGGGAAAAATTGCTTCCTTCTTCGGTTTTTGCTTTTATATTAGACAACATAGTCATGCCAAAATTATCAAGTGCCGTAGATGCTTGGGAGCCACGTCGCGAGACGATTCCTATCCACACATGGGTGCATCCATGGCTACCTCTGCTAGGGAACAAGTTGAAGGATATCCACCAGACGATTCGTTCCAAACTGAGTATTGTTCTTGATTCATGGCACCCGAGTGATGGTTCCGTATATGCTATATTGTCCCCTTGGAAGACTGTATTTGATGCTGATAGGTGGCAGCAATTAATGCACCATTTTATTGTACCGAAGCTGAAGGCTGTCTTGAAAGATGACAAATTCCAAGTGAACCCGGCAAGTCAGAATCTTGATCAATTTTATTGGGTAATTAACTGGGCTTCGGCTATTCCAATTGATCTGATGGTTGACATGATGGAGATCTTCTTTGAGAAGTGGCTTAAAGTTTTATATCATTGGTTGTGCTCAAATCCTAACTTTGGTGAAGTTACAAACTGGTATTTGGGCTGGAAAGAACTTATTCCAAAAGAACTTTTGGCAAATCAAAGTATTCTATACAAGCTCAAATGTGGTCTTGATATGATGAATCAGGCTATTGAAGGTATGGAGGTGGTGCAACCTGTTCTGAAGGAGAAGACAGCAGCAGCCTCTTCTCAACAACAGGCAGCTGCAAGCTTGGTCGATGCTGTCAAAGTCGATGGTGCGAATGAAATGAGCATGAAAGAACTCATTGAGGCCTATGCTCAAGATCATGGTTTACTTTTCAAACTTAAACCTGGTAGAATGCACAACGGCCATCAAATATATAGGTTTGGCAATATCAGTATAATAATCGACTCTCGGAATCAAAAGGTCTATGCCCAAAATGACAAAACATGGTCTTTAGAAACTCTCGAACGATTGCTTGAGTTACATAAAAGACGCTGA
- the LOC123890211 gene encoding uncharacterized protein LOC123890211, protein MNFKNKDDFWVFYMNHHSKPSTRKWHFIGTLFSIIFFLFSIIFNWLLLFLVPLSFYGFAMYSHLFIEGNFPATIGYPFWSLYCDLKLFWFMVTGNLDREMKRLGKRPVLQLF, encoded by the coding sequence atgaatttcaaaaacaaagatGATTTCTGGGTATTTTACATGAACCATCATTCAAAACCATCAACAAGAAAATGGCACTTCATAGGAACACTCTTCAGcattattttctttctcttctcaaTAATCTTCAATTGGTTGTTATTGTTTCTTGTTCCTTTATCTTTTTATGGATTTGCTATGTATAGTCATTTGTTCATTGAAGGGAATTTTCCTGCAACTATTGGTTACCCTTTTTGGTCTCTTTATTGTGATTTgaagttgttttggtttatGGTTACTGGAAATTTGGATAGAGAGATGAAAAGACTTGGGAAGAGACCCGTGTTACAATTGTTCTGA
- the LOC123893251 gene encoding LOW QUALITY PROTEIN: protein DEFECTIVE IN EXINE FORMATION 1-like (The sequence of the model RefSeq protein was modified relative to this genomic sequence to represent the inferred CDS: inserted 1 base in 1 codon) — protein sequence MAEIQGGVVAADVNDDGKIELVTADTHGNVVVWTPKGDLIWEKHLKSLIPHAPTIGDVDGDGHTELVVPTISGKIHVLDGRDGSSIGRYPFITHGRVMNQVLLVDLSKQKEKKKGLTIVTTSFDGYLYLIDGPTGCADVVDIGETSYSMVLADNVDGGDDLDLIVSTMNGNVLCFSTPSPHHPLKAWRLPNQGRNNVGNRYGREGIYVTHPSRAFRDEEGKSFWVEFEIVDNYRYPSGNQGPYHVTTTLLVPGNYQGDRTIKQNQTYSLPGKHRIKLPTVGVRTSGTVLVEMVDKNGLYFSDDFSLTFHMHYYKLLKWLLVLPMXILRPQGAVPLPSFSRNDD from the exons ATGGCCGAGATTCAAGGAGGAGTTGTTGCAGCTGATGTTAATGATGATGGGAAAATTGAGCTAGTTACCGCTGATACACATGGAAATGTTGTTGTATGGACCCCAAAAGGAGATTTGATATGGGAAAAGCATCTGAAAAGTCTCATTCCACAT GCTCCAACTATTGGCGATGTTGACGGTGATGGCCATACTGAGCTTGTTGTGCCAACAATATCAGGGAAGATTCATGTTCTTGATGGAAGGGATGGATCATCTATTGGACGGTATCCATTTATAACTCATGGAAGAGTGATGAATCAAGTTCTTCTAGTTGATTTAAGTaaacaaaaggaaaagaagaaaggaTTGACTATAGTGACCACTTCGTTTGATGGTTATTTGTACCTCATTGATGGACCTACAGGCTGTGCTGATGTTGTTGACATTGGTGAAACATC ATATAGTATGGTCTTGGCAGACAATGTAGATGGTGGGGATGATCTTGATCTGATTGTCTCAACAATGAATGGCAACGTCCTCTGCTTCTCAACTCCCTCTCCTCACCATCCCCTCAAG GCATGGAGATTGCCTAACCAAGGAAGAAATAATGTTGGAAATCGGTACGGTCGTGAAGGCATCTACGTTACTCATCCTTCTAGGGCATTCCGTGATGAGGAAGGCAAGAGTTTTTGGGTGGAATTTGAGATTGTAGATAATTACAGATACCCATCTGGCAATCAAGGACCATACCATGTCACT ACAACCTTGCTTGTCCCTGGTAATTACCAAGGAGATAGAACAATAAAGCAGAACCAGACCTATTCTCTACCTGGTAAACATCGAATTAAGCTGCCAACTGTGGGGGTAAGGACCTCAGGAACAGTTTTGGTTGAGATGGTCGACAAAAACGGACTATATTTCTCAGATGATTTCTCCCTCACATTCCATATGCACTACTATAAATTGTTGAAGTGGCTTCTTGTTCTTCCAA TCATCCTTCGTCCACAAGGTGCAGTGCCATTGCCATCATTCTCAAGGAACGATGATTAG